One Brassica oleracea var. oleracea cultivar TO1000 chromosome C7, BOL, whole genome shotgun sequence genomic window carries:
- the LOC106302772 gene encoding uncharacterized protein LOC106302772 — translation MPRKFYFPSIKMYDGTGDPDDHIAQYKQRMLAVALPKESREATMCKGFGSTLIGPALQWYINLPTSRSQEKTSDGLYEILQHRVEPLRDYIARFNQEKVAVPECNIPTAISAFKRGLLPDGGLYKELTMYPCKTMEDVLSRAWAQVKWKESRTKGQPDQIEETEMKDPPKGDPRTLVVETGAELVNALRQMGQQVKWPPKMKAPDSFRNPGLWCDFHRDHGHKTEDCISLRIKVNELLQRGISENSSQRKPRPTSAKRQQGNPKELHQPHHLAKIG, via the exons ATGCCTAGAAAGTTCTACTTCCCCAGCATCAAGATGTATGACGGTACTGGCGACCCCGACGATCACATCGCGCAGTACAAGCAAAGGATGTTGGCGGTTGCACTCCCTAAGGAGTCCCGCGAAGCCACAATGTGCAAAGGGTTCGGTTCCACTCTGATCGGACCTGCCTTGCAGTGGTACATCAATCTCCCGACCAG TAGGAGCCAAGAGAAGACTTCAGATGGTCTATACGAGATCCTCCAGCATCGAGTGGAACCCCTGCGAGACTACATAGCCCGCTTCAACCAGGAGAAAGTGGCGGTCCCCGAATGCAACATCCCTACTGCAATTTCCGCCTTCAAGAGAGGTCTACTTCCAGATGGGGGGCTATACAAAGAGCTGACCATGTATCCTTGCAAGACCATGGAAGATGTGTTGTCCCGAGCCTGGGCGCAGGTGAAGTGGAAGGAAAGCAGGACCAAAGGTCAGCCCGATCAGATTGAGGAGACCGAGATGAAAGATCCTCCCAAAGGGGATCCAAGGACTCTGGTAGTAGAAACAGGGGCAG AGCTAGTCAACGCACTGAGACAAATGGGCCAACAGGTTAAGTGGCCTCCGAAGATGAAAGCACCTGACTCGTTCCGGAATCCAGGACTTTGGTGCGACTTCCATCGCGATCATGGCCACAAAACCGAAGACTGCATCTCCCTGAGGATCAAGGTCAACGAACTACTCCAAAGGGGAATCTCCGAGAATTCCTCTCAGAGAAAGCCAAGGCCCACCTCAGCAAAGAGACAGCAGGGAAATCCAAAGGAGCTGCACCAGCCTCACCACCTCGCCAAGATCGGGTGA